Proteins encoded in a region of the Dichotomicrobium thermohalophilum genome:
- a CDS encoding fumarate hydratase C-terminal domain-containing protein: MGQSGSGLKQVSLNLPAKPEDIAALELGSVVYLNGVVYTAREGVYQKVIGEGQPLPVDLTGLSNVNFHCSPAAAQTDDGGYRIGGVTATASFRFSKWMKQWLELTGTKIVIGKGGMPSEDYKKTLAPMGAVYLTTVGYGTGALLGRGIKGVRDVFWIDELGIAQAMWLFDVENFGPFIVDSDLAGNSLFAQHGEQVNANIDQLYEGLKPPALHRYGETGDRTDEVM; encoded by the coding sequence ATGGGACAGTCAGGAAGCGGCCTCAAGCAAGTCAGCCTGAACCTGCCGGCCAAGCCGGAGGACATCGCCGCGCTCGAACTCGGCTCCGTCGTCTATCTGAACGGCGTCGTCTACACCGCGCGCGAGGGCGTCTACCAGAAGGTGATCGGCGAGGGGCAGCCGCTGCCGGTGGATCTCACCGGCCTGAGCAACGTCAACTTCCACTGCTCGCCCGCCGCGGCACAGACGGATGACGGCGGCTACCGTATCGGCGGCGTTACGGCGACCGCCAGCTTCCGCTTCTCCAAGTGGATGAAGCAGTGGCTGGAGCTGACCGGCACCAAGATCGTCATCGGCAAGGGCGGCATGCCCAGCGAGGACTACAAGAAGACGCTGGCCCCGATGGGGGCCGTCTACCTCACGACCGTCGGCTACGGTACCGGCGCGCTGCTCGGGCGCGGCATCAAGGGGGTGCGCGACGTGTTCTGGATCGACGAACTCGGCATCGCGCAGGCCATGTGGCTGTTCGACGTCGAGAATTTCGGCCCGTTCATCGTCGACAGCGACCTTGCGGGGAACTCGCTCTTCGCGCAGCATGGCGAGCAAGTTAACGCCAACATCGACCAGCTCTATGAAGGGCTGAAGCCGCCGGCCCTGCACCGCTACGGCGAAACCGGGGACCGCACCGACGAAGTGATGTAG
- a CDS encoding thiamine phosphate synthase, giving the protein MIDRFYPVLPDIDWLERLVPLGVRFVQLRLKEAPEDEVRSQISRAMALCAEHGAELVVNDYWRESIDLGADFVHLGQEDLAAADVSAIREAGIRLGVSTHDHDELAKALAVEPDYVALGPIYETKLKKMKWAPQGLDRVREWKEALPCPLVAIGGITVERAPDVLAAGADSIAVVTDLVTHPDPEARTRQWLDVTR; this is encoded by the coding sequence ATGATTGATCGCTTTTATCCCGTCCTGCCCGACATCGACTGGCTGGAGCGGCTGGTGCCGCTTGGTGTCCGCTTCGTGCAGCTCCGGCTGAAGGAGGCGCCGGAGGATGAAGTGCGCAGCCAGATCAGCCGGGCCATGGCGCTGTGCGCGGAACACGGGGCGGAGCTCGTCGTCAATGATTATTGGCGCGAGTCGATCGACCTCGGCGCGGATTTCGTGCACCTGGGACAGGAAGACCTGGCCGCAGCGGATGTCTCGGCCATCCGCGAAGCGGGCATCCGCCTCGGCGTTTCGACGCATGATCACGACGAGTTGGCCAAGGCGCTGGCCGTAGAGCCGGACTATGTGGCGCTCGGGCCGATTTATGAGACCAAGCTCAAGAAGATGAAGTGGGCGCCGCAGGGCCTTGATCGTGTGCGGGAATGGAAGGAAGCCCTACCCTGTCCGCTCGTGGCCATCGGCGGAATCACGGTTGAGCGCGCACCGGACGTGCTGGCGGCGGGCGCGGACAGCATCGCGGTCGTCACCGATCTCGTCACGCACCCCGACCCCGAAGCGCGGACACGCCAATGGCTGGACGTCACGCGTTAG
- the sdhC gene encoding succinate dehydrogenase, cytochrome b556 subunit — MRSSPRRHRSYWAFIGHRISGIALALFLPLHFLVLGLALEGAAELNRFLVLADTPLFKVAEWGLVVLLTIHLFFGLRLLALELLPWRDGAREGWITAGIGAAVVAGGAFLLGAF, encoded by the coding sequence ATGAGAAGCTCGCCGCGCCGTCACCGCAGCTATTGGGCCTTCATCGGCCACAGGATTTCGGGCATCGCGCTGGCGCTGTTCCTGCCGTTGCACTTCCTGGTGCTCGGCTTGGCGCTGGAGGGGGCGGCGGAGCTGAACCGCTTCCTGGTGCTCGCCGATACGCCGCTGTTCAAGGTCGCGGAGTGGGGCCTTGTGGTGCTGCTGACCATTCATCTTTTTTTCGGTCTTCGCCTGCTCGCGCTGGAGCTGCTGCCGTGGCGCGATGGTGCGCGCGAAGGCTGGATCACGGCCGGCATTGGCGCAGCGGTCGTCGCAGGCGGCGCCTTCTTGCTGGGAGCTTTCTGA
- a CDS encoding succinate dehydrogenase encodes MERNLYIAQRLSAMLLAPLVLVHLLLIIYAVRQGLTADAILGRTQGSIGWAAFYSLFVLAAAVHAPIGLRNVLIEWTPLSRRLVDWAMVLFAVVLVAMGARAVIAVIGGPV; translated from the coding sequence ATGGAGCGCAATCTCTATATCGCGCAGCGCCTGTCAGCCATGCTGCTGGCCCCGCTCGTGCTCGTGCATCTGCTGCTGATCATCTACGCCGTGCGTCAGGGCCTGACCGCCGACGCGATCCTCGGGCGCACGCAAGGGAGCATCGGCTGGGCGGCATTCTATTCGTTGTTCGTGCTCGCCGCCGCTGTGCACGCGCCCATCGGCCTGCGCAACGTGCTGATCGAGTGGACGCCGCTGTCACGCAGGCTGGTGGACTGGGCGATGGTGTTGTTTGCAGTCGTGCTTGTCGCGATGGGCGCGCGGGCCGTGATCGCCGTGATCGGAGGGCCGGTATGA
- a CDS encoding thiazole synthase: protein MNMIDTKDALELYGTRLTSRLLLGTALYPSPEMLRAAFEASAAQIVTVSLRRESSSERAGEQFWRFIESLEGVRVLPNTAGCRTVKEAVTTAQMAREMFGTPWVKLEVIANDDTLQPDVIGLVEAARILTEEGFQVFPYTTEDLSVGERLIEAGCDVLMPWGSPIGSGQGLNNIFGLRMLRAYFPDVPLIVDAGIGAPSHAAHAMELGYDAVLLNTAIAKAGDPEQMAAAFARAIEAGRLGYKAGIMPPREMASPSTPVAGTPFFEPDDD, encoded by the coding sequence ATGAACATGATCGACACGAAAGACGCGCTGGAGCTTTACGGTACGCGACTCACCTCGCGGCTGTTGCTGGGCACGGCGCTCTATCCCTCGCCGGAGATGCTGCGGGCAGCCTTCGAGGCCTCCGCTGCGCAGATCGTCACGGTTTCACTGCGTCGTGAGTCTTCCTCGGAGCGTGCGGGCGAACAGTTCTGGCGCTTCATCGAGTCGCTTGAAGGCGTGCGCGTCCTGCCCAATACCGCCGGCTGCCGCACGGTGAAGGAGGCGGTGACGACCGCGCAAATGGCGCGGGAGATGTTCGGGACGCCCTGGGTCAAGCTGGAGGTGATCGCCAACGACGACACGCTGCAGCCCGACGTGATCGGTCTTGTCGAGGCTGCGCGCATCCTCACCGAGGAAGGGTTCCAGGTCTTCCCCTACACGACGGAGGACCTGAGCGTGGGCGAGCGGCTGATCGAAGCCGGCTGCGATGTGCTCATGCCGTGGGGCTCGCCGATCGGCTCGGGGCAGGGGCTGAACAACATTTTCGGCCTGCGGATGCTGCGCGCCTATTTCCCTGATGTGCCGCTCATCGTGGATGCGGGCATCGGCGCGCCATCCCATGCCGCGCATGCGATGGAGCTCGGCTATGATGCCGTATTGCTGAACACCGCCATCGCAAAGGCTGGCGACCCCGAGCAAATGGCCGCCGCCTTCGCCCGCGCGATCGAAGCTGGCCGGCTGGGGTACAAGGCCGGGATCATGCCGCCGCGCGAGATGGCGAGCCCCTCCACGCCGGTTGCCGGAACGCCGTTCTTCGAGCCTGACGATGATTGA
- a CDS encoding L-aspartate oxidase encodes MQIERHRTDILIIGAGGAGLFAALHAKQANPDLDVTIAVKGLMGKCGCTRMVQGGYNVALAAGDSIERHFMDTIEGGKWLPRQDLAWKLCVTAIERIRELENEVGCFFDRNPDGTLHQKAFAGQTFDRTVHKGDLTGIEIINRLMEQVRARGVSAMEEHRALDIIPAKDGSGAAGALLIDMRQGVYRFVQAKAVLLASGGGPTMYLYHTPSGDKSCDGLAMALRAGLSLRDMEMVQFHPTGLLGGPDTRMTGTVLEEGLRGAGGYLLNGRGERFMHKYDARGERATRDIVSRSIYKEMRDGHTTPMGGVYIEMAHLGPEKVAKMFPGMVKRCADCGFDLAGGRVEVVPTAHYLMGGAEFEPDTSTALPGLFAAGEDCGGVHGANRLGGNGVANSTVFGGIAGDSMAAFAAREGWREADEAAIDASVARAEYPFSQPPGDLLGLRERVWQTMWDDVGVMREEAGVKRGLSKLADYEAELDHTGLADGDRRFNLTWHDWLNLKSLLMASKVIATAALAREDSRGAHYREDFPETGDLDATRYTRISLEGDELKLEMAPVSFDIVQPGQTLLDPSVAAE; translated from the coding sequence ATGCAGATTGAACGCCACCGCACGGATATTCTGATCATCGGCGCGGGCGGCGCGGGTCTCTTCGCGGCGCTGCACGCCAAGCAGGCGAACCCCGATCTCGACGTAACGATCGCCGTCAAGGGCCTGATGGGCAAATGCGGCTGCACGCGGATGGTTCAGGGCGGCTACAATGTCGCGCTGGCGGCGGGCGACTCCATCGAGCGGCATTTCATGGACACGATCGAGGGCGGGAAGTGGCTGCCCCGGCAGGATCTCGCCTGGAAACTCTGCGTGACCGCGATCGAGCGCATCCGCGAACTGGAAAACGAGGTCGGCTGCTTCTTCGACCGCAATCCGGACGGCACGCTCCACCAGAAAGCCTTTGCCGGTCAGACCTTCGACCGCACAGTCCACAAGGGCGACCTGACGGGCATCGAGATCATCAACCGGCTGATGGAACAGGTCCGTGCGCGCGGCGTCAGCGCGATGGAAGAACACCGCGCGCTCGACATCATCCCGGCGAAAGACGGCTCGGGCGCGGCCGGCGCGCTGCTGATCGACATGCGTCAAGGCGTCTACCGCTTCGTACAGGCCAAGGCCGTGCTGCTGGCAAGCGGCGGCGGGCCGACGATGTATCTCTATCACACGCCTTCGGGCGACAAGTCCTGCGACGGGCTGGCGATGGCGCTGCGCGCCGGGCTGAGCTTGCGCGACATGGAGATGGTGCAGTTTCACCCCACCGGCCTGCTCGGCGGGCCAGACACGCGCATGACCGGCACCGTGCTGGAAGAAGGCCTGCGCGGGGCGGGCGGCTACCTGCTCAACGGGCGCGGCGAGCGCTTCATGCACAAATATGACGCGCGCGGCGAGCGCGCCACACGCGATATCGTCAGCCGGTCGATCTATAAAGAAATGCGCGACGGCCACACCACGCCAATGGGCGGGGTCTACATCGAGATGGCGCATCTCGGCCCGGAGAAGGTCGCCAAGATGTTCCCCGGCATGGTCAAGCGTTGCGCGGACTGCGGCTTCGACCTGGCCGGCGGGCGCGTCGAGGTGGTACCGACGGCGCATTACCTCATGGGCGGCGCGGAATTCGAACCGGACACCTCCACCGCCCTGCCCGGCCTGTTCGCCGCGGGCGAGGACTGCGGCGGCGTGCACGGCGCCAACAGGCTGGGCGGCAATGGCGTGGCGAACTCGACCGTCTTCGGCGGCATCGCGGGCGACAGCATGGCAGCCTTCGCTGCGCGCGAGGGCTGGCGGGAAGCGGATGAGGCGGCTATCGACGCAAGCGTTGCCCGGGCGGAATATCCGTTTTCGCAGCCCCCCGGCGATCTTCTCGGCCTGCGCGAGCGCGTGTGGCAGACGATGTGGGACGATGTCGGGGTGATGCGCGAGGAAGCGGGCGTCAAGCGCGGGCTGTCGAAGCTGGCCGACTATGAAGCCGAGCTGGACCACACCGGGCTCGCCGACGGCGACCGCCGCTTCAACCTGACCTGGCATGACTGGCTCAACCTGAAGAGCCTGTTGATGGCCAGCAAGGTGATCGCCACGGCCGCGCTGGCGCGCGAGGATTCGCGCGGGGCGCATTACCGCGAGGATTTCCCGGAAACCGGCGATCTCGACGCAACGCGTTACACGCGAATTTCGCTGGAGGGCGACGAACTGAAATTGGAAATGGCACCGGTGAGCTTTGATATCGTCCAGCCCGGACAGACGCTGCTGGACCCATCGGTCGCCGCGGAATAG
- a CDS encoding succinate dehydrogenase/fumarate reductase iron-sulfur subunit gives MQEALQKPTETEETRNLRVDVWRGGKDGAFATYTVPWRENQTVLDVVTEIQRHHEPALAYRFACRVGVCGSCAMTVNGVPRWTCRTHVRRVAGDGHITIEPLRNMPVIKDLACDMSEFFDKWQKAGGRFEGAKTRNEAPAAVNPTSKKRRNADRGIECINCGICYAACDVVSWNDDYLGPAALNRAWTLMNDERHTAQRETLRKVSEAGGCGACHTQGSCMKHCPIGISPTESIAGLRRMTLLDFLGVR, from the coding sequence ATGCAAGAGGCACTGCAAAAACCCACTGAGACCGAGGAAACCCGCAATCTCCGCGTGGATGTCTGGCGCGGCGGCAAGGATGGCGCGTTCGCGACTTACACCGTGCCGTGGCGCGAGAACCAGACTGTGCTCGACGTCGTCACAGAGATTCAGCGCCACCACGAACCGGCGCTCGCCTATCGCTTTGCCTGTCGCGTAGGCGTTTGCGGCTCCTGCGCGATGACCGTGAACGGTGTGCCGCGCTGGACCTGCCGCACGCATGTGCGCCGCGTCGCCGGCGACGGTCATATCACCATCGAGCCGCTGCGCAACATGCCGGTCATCAAGGACCTCGCCTGCGACATGAGCGAGTTCTTCGACAAGTGGCAGAAGGCCGGTGGCCGCTTCGAGGGCGCCAAAACGCGCAACGAGGCGCCAGCGGCGGTTAACCCCACCAGCAAGAAGCGGCGCAACGCCGATCGCGGCATCGAATGCATCAACTGCGGCATCTGCTACGCCGCCTGCGATGTCGTCTCCTGGAACGACGATTATCTTGGCCCGGCCGCGCTCAACCGCGCCTGGACGCTGATGAATGACGAGCGCCACACCGCCCAGCGCGAGACGCTGCGCAAGGTCAGCGAGGCGGGCGGCTGCGGTGCCTGTCACACGCAGGGAAGCTGCATGAAGCACTGCCCGATCGGCATCAGCCCGACCGAGAGCATCGCCGGGCTGCGGCGGATGACCCTGCTCGACTTCCTGGGAGTGCGGTGA
- a CDS encoding YbjQ family protein produces MTLYTVDRLSGREVREGGLVTAYAVTAANLIKDVREKITNTFGGRMARYEALVEDTVERALERLDEKAREQGYDGCLAVRIAHPNLVDGGVEVVVYGTGFNFVDGATSALE; encoded by the coding sequence ATGACGCTCTACACGGTCGACAGGCTTTCCGGGCGGGAAGTGCGCGAAGGCGGGCTGGTGACGGCCTATGCCGTGACTGCGGCCAACCTCATCAAGGACGTACGCGAGAAGATCACGAACACCTTCGGCGGGCGCATGGCGCGCTATGAGGCGCTGGTGGAGGACACGGTGGAGCGCGCGCTGGAACGGCTGGACGAGAAGGCACGCGAACAGGGCTATGATGGCTGTCTCGCGGTGCGCATTGCCCATCCGAACCTCGTCGACGGCGGGGTCGAGGTGGTCGTCTACGGCACGGGCTTCAATTTCGTCGACGGCGCGACCTCCGCGCTTGAGTGA
- a CDS encoding FAD-dependent oxidoreductase, with the protein MARIDVIGAGITGLWQAFTLAERGHHVRLLERSREPFADAASRLGGAMLAPYCEAEAAPAIVRDLGLHAMTIWQDKLDCVQQTGTLVVAQPRDRAELNRFAAQTEAHETVDSARVAELEPALEERFRTGLFYAHEAYVPPNSALAALLQGIRAAGAELHFGAERIEGYADFTIDCRGLAARDDLPGLRGVRGEMALVETSEITLHRPVRLLHPRFPLYVVPWGGDTYMIGATVLESDDRGPVTLRSGLDLLGLAYALHPAFGQARIVQLAADVRPAFSDNVPRIIFRGSRIYVNGMYRHGYLTAPALAAMTADYVEGRRPNSEIIVEDNG; encoded by the coding sequence ATGGCGCGCATTGATGTAATAGGGGCCGGGATCACTGGCTTGTGGCAGGCTTTTACGCTGGCCGAGCGCGGCCATCATGTGCGCCTGCTAGAGCGCAGTCGCGAGCCATTTGCCGATGCGGCCAGCCGGTTGGGCGGGGCGATGCTCGCGCCTTACTGCGAGGCCGAAGCCGCACCCGCGATCGTTCGCGACCTCGGCCTGCACGCCATGACCATTTGGCAGGACAAGCTCGACTGCGTCCAGCAGACAGGGACGCTCGTCGTCGCCCAGCCGCGCGACCGCGCGGAGCTCAACCGCTTCGCCGCGCAGACCGAAGCCCATGAGACGGTCGACAGCGCCCGCGTCGCCGAATTGGAGCCGGCACTCGAAGAACGCTTCCGTACCGGTCTTTTCTACGCGCATGAGGCCTATGTGCCACCGAATAGCGCGCTTGCCGCGCTTCTGCAGGGAATCCGGGCTGCCGGCGCTGAGCTGCATTTCGGGGCTGAAAGGATCGAAGGCTACGCGGACTTCACGATTGACTGCCGTGGCCTCGCCGCGCGCGACGATCTTCCAGGCTTGCGCGGCGTGCGCGGAGAAATGGCATTGGTCGAGACCTCGGAGATAACGTTGCACCGGCCTGTTCGCCTCCTGCATCCCCGGTTTCCCCTCTATGTGGTTCCTTGGGGCGGCGACACTTACATGATTGGTGCGACCGTGCTGGAAAGCGACGATCGCGGTCCGGTGACGCTCCGCTCGGGGCTCGACCTGCTTGGGCTTGCCTATGCGCTGCACCCGGCATTCGGCCAGGCACGGATTGTCCAACTCGCTGCGGATGTCCGTCCGGCCTTTTCCGACAACGTGCCGCGCATTATTTTCCGGGGAAGCCGCATCTACGTGAACGGCATGTATCGGCACGGCTACCTTACGGCGCCCGCGCTGGCGGCGATGACAGCGGACTACGTGGAGGGGCGCCGGCCGAATTCGGAGATTATCGTTGAGGATAACGGTTAA
- a CDS encoding thiamine pyrophosphate-binding protein, whose product MRGADIVAQSLAACGAKTVFALSGNQIMSIFDAALDTDLRLIHTRHEACAVFMAEAYAQLTGDVGVAMVTAGPGFANALSAMYSAKTSETPVILLSGDSPLVRDGYGAFHELDQTTMAGPVTKASVRVMSEHTLGEDLARAISLARSGRPGPVHVALPADVLTAQTNATVPPADAFARQPALPRESDIETLLEAFAASERPVILTGPAMTETRAGDLLAALTDAIDAPVVPIESPRALRDPALGQFADSLKHADLIVSLGKQIDYTVRYGEEGVFPADANVFAVAPDESALEQAERALGSRLTGRIKADADLCAERLIEGASVGNPRDAWRAEVAEALANREMEALPPTGDGVVPLDVAQALQEVVESAGNAIYVADGGEFGQWMQGFVNASRRVMNGVSAAIASAMGNAIGAQIADPDATVICTLGDGTAGFYLGEFDTAVREGANAIFVIGNDACWNAERMLQIREFGADRQTGCDLLPTRYDKAAEGLGAHGEYVTTAEELGPALARARASGKPACINVKLDAQPAPVFAKDAPGAH is encoded by the coding sequence ATGAGAGGCGCCGACATAGTCGCACAGTCTCTGGCCGCCTGCGGCGCCAAGACCGTTTTTGCGCTGTCCGGCAACCAGATCATGTCGATCTTCGACGCTGCGCTCGACACCGACCTGCGTCTCATCCACACGCGCCACGAAGCCTGCGCCGTCTTCATGGCGGAGGCTTACGCGCAGCTCACCGGCGACGTCGGCGTAGCAATGGTGACTGCCGGGCCCGGCTTTGCCAACGCCCTCTCAGCAATGTATTCGGCCAAGACGTCGGAAACGCCTGTCATTCTGCTAAGCGGCGACTCGCCGCTTGTACGCGACGGCTACGGGGCCTTTCACGAACTTGACCAGACCACAATGGCCGGGCCGGTGACGAAGGCCTCCGTGCGTGTCATGAGCGAGCACACCCTCGGAGAGGACCTGGCGCGCGCGATCAGTCTTGCGCGCTCGGGTCGTCCGGGGCCGGTGCATGTGGCGTTGCCTGCCGACGTGCTGACGGCGCAGACGAATGCGACCGTGCCGCCCGCTGACGCGTTCGCCCGCCAGCCCGCACTGCCGCGTGAGAGCGACATCGAGACGCTTCTTGAGGCTTTTGCCGCATCGGAGCGCCCCGTGATCCTGACCGGCCCGGCGATGACGGAGACGCGTGCGGGAGACTTGCTCGCCGCGCTGACCGACGCCATCGACGCCCCCGTCGTGCCGATCGAAAGCCCGCGTGCGCTCCGCGACCCGGCGCTCGGCCAATTCGCCGACTCCCTGAAACACGCGGATCTGATTGTAAGTCTGGGCAAGCAAATCGACTACACCGTGAGATATGGCGAGGAGGGCGTGTTCCCCGCTGATGCCAACGTGTTTGCCGTTGCGCCGGATGAATCGGCGCTGGAGCAGGCCGAACGCGCGCTCGGGTCGCGACTCACCGGCCGGATCAAGGCCGACGCCGACCTGTGCGCCGAGCGCCTGATCGAGGGGGCGAGCGTCGGCAACCCGCGCGATGCCTGGCGCGCTGAAGTGGCCGAGGCGCTGGCCAATCGCGAGATGGAAGCGCTGCCGCCGACTGGTGACGGCGTTGTGCCGCTCGATGTCGCGCAGGCGCTGCAGGAGGTGGTGGAAAGCGCGGGCAACGCGATCTACGTCGCCGATGGCGGTGAATTCGGGCAGTGGATGCAGGGCTTTGTCAATGCGTCGCGCCGGGTGATGAACGGCGTCTCCGCCGCAATCGCCAGCGCGATGGGCAACGCCATCGGCGCGCAGATCGCCGACCCCGATGCGACCGTCATCTGCACGCTCGGGGACGGGACCGCCGGCTTCTACCTGGGCGAATTCGACACCGCCGTCCGCGAGGGCGCGAACGCCATCTTCGTCATTGGCAACGACGCCTGCTGGAATGCCGAGCGAATGCTGCAGATTCGCGAGTTCGGCGCGGACCGCCAGACGGGCTGCGATCTGCTGCCGACGCGCTATGACAAGGCCGCTGAAGGGCTGGGCGCACACGGTGAATACGTCACCACCGCCGAGGAACTCGGGCCAGCCCTTGCGCGTGCCCGCGCGAGCGGCAAACCAGCCTGCATCAACGTCAAGCTGGACGCGCAGCCCGCGCCGGTTTTCGCGAAGGACGCGCCAGGAGCACACTAG
- a CDS encoding LysR substrate-binding domain-containing protein encodes MDVKSLYTLIAIADHGSFGDAGRAVGLSTSGVSLQVRALEDELGMTLFDRSTRPPRLTDQGRAFVQRAREVIAAWENLSESLKRDATRGVLRVGAVHTSVSSIVPPALARLQARTPDLHIHLMTALSHELEDALKRGTLDAAILSRPASVDPALRYRPVVEEPLAVIAHESLEGASDRELLERHPYVRFNRFARVARQVEAEFARRGIVISSRMEVDTLEGVVRLVGSLLGVSVVPVPRVGFQFPAEIRTVPFGAPPIVRELGLIEPAVNARAHFCDLLFEELEALASGDQERKGENGTAAPARTGDL; translated from the coding sequence ATGGACGTGAAATCCCTTTATACACTCATCGCGATTGCCGACCACGGCAGTTTCGGCGATGCCGGGCGGGCGGTCGGTCTGTCCACGTCGGGCGTGAGCCTGCAGGTCCGCGCGCTGGAGGACGAGCTCGGCATGACGCTCTTCGATCGCAGCACCCGGCCGCCGCGGCTGACCGACCAAGGCCGCGCCTTTGTCCAGCGCGCCCGCGAGGTGATCGCCGCCTGGGAGAATCTGAGCGAGAGCCTGAAGCGCGACGCCACGCGCGGGGTACTCCGGGTCGGGGCGGTCCACACCTCGGTTTCGAGCATCGTGCCGCCCGCGCTCGCCCGGCTGCAGGCGCGGACGCCGGACCTGCACATTCACCTGATGACGGCGCTGTCGCATGAACTGGAAGACGCGCTGAAGCGCGGCACGCTGGATGCGGCCATACTCTCGCGACCGGCTTCGGTCGATCCGGCGCTCCGCTACCGGCCGGTTGTCGAAGAGCCGCTGGCCGTCATCGCGCATGAAAGCCTGGAAGGGGCCAGCGACCGCGAGCTCTTGGAGCGCCATCCCTATGTGCGTTTCAACCGATTTGCGCGCGTCGCGCGGCAGGTGGAGGCCGAGTTCGCCCGGCGCGGCATTGTCATAAGTTCCCGGATGGAGGTGGATACGCTGGAGGGCGTGGTTCGGCTGGTCGGCAGCCTGCTAGGCGTTTCCGTCGTGCCAGTGCCGCGCGTCGGCTTCCAGTTCCCTGCGGAGATTCGCACGGTGCCGTTCGGCGCCCCGCCGATCGTGCGCGAACTCGGATTGATCGAGCCGGCGGTAAATGCGCGCGCGCACTTCTGCGATCTGCTCTTTGAGGAGCTTGAAGCCCTGGCGTCTGGGGATCAGGAGAGGAAAGGAGAAAATGGTACCGCTGCCCCGGCTCGAACGGGGGACCTCTAG
- the thiS gene encoding sulfur carrier protein ThiS → MRITVNGEQRETQAATLEQLCAALGYGEQRIATAVNGEFVPADERPKTRLHDNDRIEIVAPRQGG, encoded by the coding sequence TTGAGGATAACGGTTAACGGCGAACAACGGGAGACGCAGGCCGCCACGCTGGAACAGTTGTGTGCCGCGCTGGGTTACGGTGAGCAGCGCATTGCGACAGCCGTGAATGGGGAATTCGTCCCCGCGGACGAGCGGCCGAAGACGCGCCTGCACGACAATGACAGGATCGAGATCGTTGCGCCGCGCCAGGGCGGCTGA
- a CDS encoding fumarate hydratase, protein MIANETIEKAAYDVMTKAAIDIPEDYLNGIKGMVDMEKGDLSAFVLKAMIDNWEAATEDRRPMCADTGLPRYFIKVGNEAKFDGGFVGFERALRSATARATHDVPLRPNRVHPLWRHDHNNNVGLNAPEVEWSFEPDADWIDITTVHKGGLFGTDYRMLFPGDGIDGIKRFFLDTLIAFGKRGLACQPAIVGVGLGGSKDICMVLGKQAACLRPVGDKNPDPKVAELEDELKELGNNIGMGAMGFVGSSMCVDVHVECGFTHTGGMPMSVHTFCLSSRRATARIHADGSIEYRTDPKWFTPYMRRETIGWDSQEAASSKSA, encoded by the coding sequence GTGATCGCCAACGAAACGATCGAAAAAGCGGCCTACGACGTCATGACCAAGGCCGCGATCGACATCCCGGAGGACTATCTCAACGGGATCAAGGGCATGGTCGACATGGAAAAAGGCGACCTGTCCGCCTTTGTCCTCAAGGCCATGATCGACAACTGGGAAGCCGCGACCGAAGACCGCCGTCCAATGTGCGCCGATACCGGCCTGCCGCGCTACTTCATCAAGGTCGGCAACGAGGCGAAATTCGACGGCGGGTTTGTCGGCTTCGAGCGCGCGCTGCGCTCGGCCACGGCCCGCGCCACCCACGACGTGCCGCTGCGCCCGAACCGCGTCCACCCGCTCTGGCGGCACGACCACAACAACAATGTCGGCCTGAACGCGCCGGAGGTCGAATGGAGCTTCGAGCCGGATGCCGACTGGATCGACATCACCACCGTCCACAAGGGCGGGCTGTTCGGCACCGACTACCGGATGCTGTTCCCAGGAGACGGAATCGACGGCATCAAGCGTTTTTTCCTCGACACGCTGATCGCCTTCGGCAAGCGTGGTCTGGCGTGCCAGCCGGCCATCGTCGGCGTCGGGCTCGGCGGCTCGAAGGATATCTGCATGGTGCTGGGCAAGCAGGCGGCGTGCCTGCGCCCTGTCGGTGACAAGAACCCGGACCCGAAGGTCGCCGAACTGGAGGACGAGCTGAAGGAACTCGGCAACAATATCGGCATGGGCGCGATGGGCTTCGTCGGCTCGTCGATGTGTGTGGATGTGCACGTCGAATGCGGCTTCACCCACACGGGCGGGATGCCGATGAGCGTACACACCTTCTGCCTGTCGTCGCGCCGCGCGACCGCCCGCATTCATGCTGACGGGTCGATCGAATATCGCACCGACCCGAAATGGTTTACCCCTTACATGCGCAGGGAGACGATCGGATGGGACAGTCAGGAAGCGGCCTCAAGCAAGTCAGCCTGA